Proteins from a genomic interval of Paenibacillus sp. FSL H8-0048:
- a CDS encoding mismatch-specific DNA-glycosylase codes for MEEIRDHLDHGLQIVFIGFNPSIRSGELGHHYANPRNNFWRILHKSGLTPRLYEASEDGELLKLGYGFTNIVARPTVGAEDITREEYAKGRELLRAKLEEYRPEIACFVGKGVYTEFSRRSTAAWGFQEGVAPVVDGVREFVAPSSSGLVRMPMPEIIGIYSQLSDFTGDQEV; via the coding sequence ATGGAAGAGATACGGGATCATCTGGATCACGGACTCCAGATTGTCTTCATCGGATTCAATCCCAGCATCCGCTCCGGCGAGCTGGGTCATCATTATGCCAATCCGCGCAATAACTTCTGGCGCATACTGCATAAGTCCGGGCTGACGCCGCGGTTATATGAGGCCTCCGAGGACGGGGAGCTGCTGAAGCTGGGGTACGGCTTCACCAACATCGTCGCCCGCCCCACCGTAGGCGCTGAAGATATTACCCGGGAGGAGTACGCCAAGGGCCGTGAGCTTCTGCGGGCCAAGCTGGAGGAATACCGCCCCGAGATTGCCTGCTTTGTCGGCAAGGGCGTGTATACAGAGTTCAGCCGTAGAAGTACAGCTGCCTGGGGCTTCCAGGAAGGCGTTGCTCCGGTGGTGGACGGAGTCCGGGAGTTCGTCGCCCCATCCTCCAGCGGCCTGGTCCGCATGCCAATGCCGGAGATCATCGGCATCTACTCGCAGCTGAGTGACTTCACGGGGGATCAGGAGGTTTGA